TTTTTTAGCGCTCACGTTCTCTCTCTTCATTTCGATCTAGAACTTTTAATAAATACTCACGTTTATCTGAATCATCTTTTAGTGCTAATTTAGCACCTTTAACAAATTTGCGTGTAGCTCGCTGATATGAGTTTCTGGCTTGATTTTTATACGCTCGGCTTTGATCAAAGGTTTTACTTATTTGTCTTCTAAAGCTTGTATCATACTGATAATCCCACTCAAGTTGGCTTTTAGCCAAAATATATTCTTCCGGCGCCAATTTATGATAAAGCTTTTTTAATTCTGTAAAATACTTACCATTTTGAATCCGTAACTGCTTTTTCCTTCTCGGATCGGAGGTTTGTTTTATTAAGTTGTTGTTCGTAAAGATCAAAAATTTAATATTGATCACTTGTTTCATATCTTCCAACTCTGATAAGTAGCTCTCTTTAGTTGCATTATCACCTTTAAGTAACTTAAAAATAGACTCATCAGTTACATACTTAGCTAACTTTATCTCATTCTCAAATCTAGCAATCTGTTCTTGACAGACTTTAGCATTGACTTTGCTGACTGATATTTGAACGACATTAAGATATTTATGCGCTAGCTGTTCTTTTTGCTCTTGCGCACCCTTCGTTAATCTATATATAGGCATTTTTTGCAAGTCTGCCAATTCGGCAAGCTCTGCTAGCTGACTTTGCTTGAATCTAACAAAATTCTGTGTCAGTTCATCTTTTGGTTGGTACTTTTCCAAAAGTTGACGCGTAACTGCAATCTCTTCGACCCGTTCTTCAATTATTTTCTGACGTAAGGCATATTTGAAGATTCCAAATCTTTGCTTGACTTTTATATTATCTGGATCTTCTTCTAAAATATTCCGTGAAGTTTCAACTAATTCAAACAGTTCATTTTTTTGCATCGACTTTAATGCTGTAAAATCAATATCTGATTTAACTCTTTTAGGATCAAAAGGTTCTACAAAGCGCTCATCATAAAACAGCTCTTCTTTAAAATCTGAAATATCTTTACCGGCAGCTTTTAATGCTTCTTTTTCTTCCTCTGAAAGGGGGACGACTAACGTGATTGAAATAGCATCACTTTTTATTTTGTAACCCATCTGTTCCCAAACTTTTGCACTATGAACTTTAGTGGCTTTAGGATCTTCATTTTGAATACGCTCTTGGTTATTTAGAGACAGATTTCTAATTTCCTTATTTTTATTAGCTACTACAACACTTTGGATATAATTTAGTGTGCGATTCCCTAATCTTTCCCTGAGTTCTGCTTCACGCTTAGCAAGAAAGCGATCCATTTGTCCATTACGAAATGCCCTCGCAGTTTGGACACCATATGACTTAACTAACTTTTGATGTAATTCATTTTTCTCTCTTGCAGTTCCTTTTTGATAAATGCTTAGGTAATTCTCCAGTAACTTTCTAGTATATTTTTGATAATTTTGATAGAGAAACGGATCTCTTTGTAATTGATAGTCAACATAGCGCGCAATAAAAAATTTACTCATCTTAAAGTCAATAGCATTCGATTTATAGCGCAATTTTTTCCCTTCCGGAAAATGTTCTAAAGCTTGATTTAAAAAGAAACTTTCAACTCGATCTAACTTTTCTACTTCTTTTTGCTCGATTTTTTTCAATAATTCGTTGCGTAAAGTAGCAATCTTTTTTTCATACTCTAGGTTTCTTTGCCGACTATCTTCTCTAAGTAGTCCATTGTAAACATTGCTCTTGATTCCTTTGATCGTCTTTTGTGAAAATTTGCCTTTCCTCTCTTTTCGATTCCTTGGAGCATAATATATCATTGGTCGTTCTGAATGGATCTCTGAGATCCCAATGTGTATGTGTACATTATCTGTGTTTAAATGAATGTTTCCCCACCAAAATGATGAACGCGACAAATGCTCGCGTCT
This window of the Ligilactobacillus faecis genome carries:
- the mobP2 gene encoding MobP2 family relaxase; this encodes MSSTPAVTVMWDFTTPYANFVDYTNRKEAVDPKEDRLVEGINQETAKEIAEKIEEQNLDYVGYIDYMKRNYATKVDGKDRTGIFTDKTLNADVSEAKQLKEMLNQAHENKSILWRGVISFDNNFLKENGIYDPDTGFLNQTRLKQVMQKAMGNVARREHLSRSSFWWGNIHLNTDNVHIHIGISEIHSERPMIYYAPRNRKERKGKFSQKTIKGIKSNVYNGLLREDSRQRNLEYEKKIATLRNELLKKIEQKEVEKLDRVESFFLNQALEHFPEGKKLRYKSNAIDFKMSKFFIARYVDYQLQRDPFLYQNYQKYTRKLLENYLSIYQKGTAREKNELHQKLVKSYGVQTARAFRNGQMDRFLAKREAELRERLGNRTLNYIQSVVVANKNKEIRNLSLNNQERIQNEDPKATKVHSAKVWEQMGYKIKSDAISITLVVPLSEEEKEALKAAGKDISDFKEELFYDERFVEPFDPKRVKSDIDFTALKSMQKNELFELVETSRNILEEDPDNIKVKQRFGIFKYALRQKIIEERVEEIAVTRQLLEKYQPKDELTQNFVRFKQSQLAELAELADLQKMPIYRLTKGAQEQKEQLAHKYLNVVQISVSKVNAKVCQEQIARFENEIKLAKYVTDESIFKLLKGDNATKESYLSELEDMKQVINIKFLIFTNNNLIKQTSDPRRKKQLRIQNGKYFTELKKLYHKLAPEEYILAKSQLEWDYQYDTSFRRQISKTFDQSRAYKNQARNSYQRATRKFVKGAKLALKDDSDKREYLLKVLDRNEERERER